In the Klebsiella aerogenes KCTC 2190 genome, one interval contains:
- the ftsQ gene encoding cell division protein FtsQ: protein MSQAALNTRNQEEESIASSRRNNGTRLAGIVFLLAVLCTVLVSGWMVLGWMEDAQRLPLSKMVVTGERHYTRNDDIRQAILALGSPGTFMTQDVNIIQSQIERLPWIKQASVRKQWPDELKIHLVEYVPIARWNDQHMVDVEGNSFSVPADRTSKQNLPMLYGPEGSENEVLQGYRDMGQVLAKNKFTLKVAAMTARRSWQLTLNNDIKLNLGRGDTMKRLQRFMELYPVLQQQAQTDGKRISYVDLRYDSGAAVGWVPAPVEENNQQQNQAQAEQR, encoded by the coding sequence ATGTCGCAGGCGGCGCTGAATACGCGGAACCAGGAAGAAGAATCGATTGCTTCTTCGCGTCGGAATAATGGAACCCGGCTGGCAGGGATCGTTTTCCTGCTGGCGGTGTTGTGTACCGTGTTGGTCAGCGGATGGATGGTTCTTGGTTGGATGGAAGATGCGCAGCGTCTGCCGTTGTCGAAAATGGTCGTCACCGGCGAACGTCACTACACGCGTAACGATGATATCCGTCAGGCTATTCTGGCGTTGGGCTCGCCGGGCACCTTTATGACTCAGGATGTCAACATCATCCAGAGCCAAATTGAGCGCCTGCCGTGGATTAAACAGGCGAGCGTAAGAAAACAATGGCCCGATGAATTGAAGATTCATCTGGTTGAATATGTGCCGATTGCGCGCTGGAATGATCAACATATGGTAGACGTCGAAGGAAATTCTTTCAGCGTGCCGGCGGATCGTACCAGCAAACAGAACTTACCGATGTTATACGGCCCGGAAGGCAGCGAAAATGAAGTGCTGCAGGGATACCGCGACATGGGACAGGTGCTGGCAAAGAATAAGTTCACGTTGAAAGTGGCGGCAATGACCGCGCGTCGCTCCTGGCAGTTGACGCTTAATAACGATATTAAGCTCAACCTTGGCCGCGGCGACACCATGAAACGGCTTCAGCGCTTTATGGAACTCTACCCGGTTCTTCAGCAGCAGGCACAGACCGACGGCAAACGGATAAGCTACGTTGATTTGCGCTATGACTCGGGTGCGGCGGTAGGTTGGGTACCTGCTCCCGTAGAGGAAAATAATCAACAACAGAATCAGGCACAGGCAGAACAACGATGA
- the ftsA gene encoding cell division protein FtsA codes for MIKATDRKLVVGLEIGTAKVAALVGEVLPDGMINIIGVGSCPSRGMDKGGVNDLESVVKCVQRAIDQAELMADCQISSVYLALSGKHISCQNEIGMVPISEEEVTQDDVENVVHTAKSVRVRDEHRVLHVIPQEYAIDYQEGIKNPVGLSGVRMQAKVHLITCHNDMAKNIVKAVERCGLKVDQLIFAGLAASYSVLTEDERELGVCVVDIGGGTMDIAVYTGGALRHTKVIPYAGNVVTSDIAYAFGTPPSDAEAIKVRHGCALGSIVGKDENVEVPSVGGRPPRSLQRQTLAEVIEPRYTELLNLVNEEILQLQEQLRQQGVKHHLAAGIVLTGGAAQIEGLAACAQRVFHTQVRIGAPLNITGLTDYAQEPYYSTAVGLLHYGKESHLSGEAEVEKRVTASVGSWIKRLNSWLRKEF; via the coding sequence ATGATCAAGGCGACGGACAGAAAACTGGTAGTTGGACTGGAGATTGGCACCGCGAAGGTTGCCGCTTTAGTAGGGGAAGTTCTGCCCGACGGTATGATTAATATCATTGGCGTGGGCAGTTGCCCATCGCGCGGCATGGATAAAGGCGGGGTGAATGACCTCGAGTCGGTAGTGAAATGCGTACAGCGCGCTATCGACCAGGCTGAACTGATGGCCGATTGCCAGATCTCATCAGTGTATCTGGCGCTTTCAGGTAAGCATATTAGCTGTCAAAATGAGATTGGCATGGTGCCTATCTCCGAAGAAGAGGTGACGCAGGATGACGTGGAAAACGTCGTTCATACCGCGAAATCGGTACGCGTACGCGACGAACATCGCGTACTGCACGTCATCCCGCAGGAATACGCCATCGACTACCAGGAAGGTATTAAAAACCCGGTAGGGTTATCCGGCGTGCGTATGCAGGCGAAGGTACATCTGATTACCTGCCATAACGATATGGCGAAAAACATTGTTAAAGCGGTTGAACGTTGTGGTCTGAAAGTTGACCAACTTATTTTCGCCGGTTTAGCGGCCAGTTATTCCGTATTAACGGAAGACGAACGTGAGCTGGGTGTCTGCGTAGTGGACATCGGCGGTGGTACAATGGATATCGCCGTGTATACCGGCGGCGCGCTGCGTCACACCAAAGTGATCCCTTACGCGGGCAACGTGGTGACCAGCGACATCGCCTATGCCTTCGGTACGCCGCCGAGCGACGCCGAAGCCATCAAGGTTCGTCACGGTTGCGCATTAGGTTCAATCGTCGGTAAAGACGAAAACGTGGAAGTACCGAGCGTGGGCGGACGTCCGCCGCGTAGCCTGCAGCGTCAGACGCTGGCGGAGGTGATTGAACCGCGTTATACCGAACTGCTCAATCTGGTTAATGAAGAAATCCTGCAGCTGCAGGAACAGCTCCGTCAGCAAGGGGTCAAACACCATCTGGCGGCGGGGATTGTTTTAACCGGCGGCGCCGCGCAAATCGAAGGCCTGGCGGCCTGCGCGCAGCGCGTGTTCCATACGCAGGTGCGCATTGGCGCGCCGCTGAACATTACCGGTTTAACGGATTACGCTCAGGAGCCGTATTATTCGACGGCGGTTGGGCTGCTGCACTACGGAAAAGAGTCACATCTCAGTGGTGAAGCAGAAGTCGAAAAACGCGTGACGGCGTCAGTGGGCTCGTGGATTAAGCGACTCAACAGCTGGCTGCGAAAAGAGTTTTAA